From the genome of Penaeus monodon isolate SGIC_2016 chromosome 11, NSTDA_Pmon_1, whole genome shotgun sequence:
GTCAATACTATATATTTCGGTCTAGAATTCTAAGTTCTAACAGTCTTCGAAATTcagatttattctttcttttttttttcttcttctttattttttccatcccCTTTCCACTTATTTAACCAATCACGCCACCGAAAAGATTTCCTGTTGCTTTTTTTGTCTAACGATATTTCCTTTTTCAGAATGCTAAACCGGTTGTGGAGGACCAAGTGGTGAGTGTGATGGCCGTATGTCTAGACTGTGAATTCTTAACAATAGAAATTATAGGCTCACGGACAGTATATAAACGACATTATCTCTGGTGCATTTTCAATGAGTCTCGTCTGCAAAATACTCCTGTCTCTCTCAATTACCTGGATTTGTCAGTTCCATGACTATTCCTGTCAAGATGCaattcaattttctttattcactATGCCCTGCCTAACCGTAACGTCCTTTCCGTACAttcagatgtatatttatatatatatatatatatatatatatatatatatatatatatatatatatatatatatatatatatatatataatactttacaataCTAAATCACATGTAAACAACATACCTCGCCACCGAAGCTTTGAAAACACCTCAATGTTTCGAAACAAAAATCGTCACatctacaacaaacaaaacccacgaAATTTAACATTACTACATTCTACAATTACACGACCTATCTAAGTacctacatttatatatcattcacCTTTATCATATCACTATAACCTTAGCGATGTAGCAGTTTATTAATTTCTCCATACCAAGAATTCGTTCGAGACTCGGCAGAAACGAGACTTGAATACGTACgggggagacgaagaagaagaagaggaaagtgacgataacgatgacgaagatgacgatgaagatgccGAAAGTGACGGCATGATTCTTATGGTGAGGGCATGTGATGTTACAGAGActgatggtattattattattgtcaatgttattttactgattattattatcaatgttgtattatagttattgttattatcattattattactattagtagtagtaatatcctttttattattgctatcatatttttttgttgttactgttatgattattattgttactgttataattattgtttttactattattaatattatcactattgttattatcattattattattgttactattaattaatattataactattaaattttataatgataatgtgttagtattatcatcatcatcattttcattattattactaatattctaatagcaataatatttgtaataataataataataatgataaataataataatgacaatagtaataacaataataataataataataataataataataatgataaataataataatgacaatagtaataacaataataataataataataataataatgataataacaatagtaataatagtgatagtaataattataataatggtaatattattaccatcattatcagtatcattttcatccccattattactatcattatcataaatactgGTATTATTATGGTATAGCATAGTGCATAAATATCTGACTTTgttattagttatgattattatcatcggcattatcattacatttttattattcttatatttgttgtttttatgaacATCACTATCAGACAGATCAATAAATACGAGGCAATAAGGGATTATTTGGTgagatgttttctttctttttttttcgacttgatcttttcaatttatactctgaagttatcctgcgggagGTGGAAGATCggcaggagggaatcgttatcagtggttgcaagatcaacaaccttcgtaaTGCAAGTGATACAGTTTTCAAGgctgtaaatgacctccaaaaacTGTTTGAAGCAACAagtctcctccttcaattatttaggagcttttgtgacctcagatgctcgttgcaagaaggaaatcaaacGCAGAGTCGGATTAGCAAAAGATGCCATTCTCCAAACttcggaacatcctaacagaccacAGGCTCTCGATGCGAATcaaaatcagactcgttaaaaccttttTACGGTCGACTCTCCCCTATGGCTGCGAGTCCTAGACACCGACGACTGACACTCGGCGAAATATTGAGGCCGCAGGGTGTTGCGCGCACCTTATACCGACTCGATTTTCGAACGAGATCACCAAAAGATTCGAACGGGTACGTGAGTTTCTAGAATTGAACCCGAGTACGACAGCTCAGATTCCTCGGACACGCAATCTGCAAAggcacatcagaaaaaaaaagcctaagcggtaaaaaaaagaagacaagcaAGCCCGGGGTAGgccgaaaaaaaacacattccttGATCGATACCTCTGGGACAAAGCCCGACCACGCGATACATGGAGCCAAGTAGTTCGTTAAACACGCATCGGTGATGACACGGAAAGAAAGTGACATGTTTAATTAACTTCTATTATCATTGCAGAATTTttaggtgagtttttttttcttcatgcaaCTGTACCTCTTTGCAGATCAGACAAGTCGTGGGCGGCCGAGGAGGCTGCGCAGGCAGGAGAGGATGTCCCTAGGAATACCAGAGAAGGATTTTAAAGCAATTATCTGAGGGTACTTTTGAGGTgtttgaaaagaaggaaaaaacagatgGATTTGAGCGTGAAAgttttcatatgaatatatatatatgtatatatatatatatatatatatatatatatatatatatatatatatatatatatatatatatttttttttttttttttttttttttttttttttttttttttttgtgtgtgtttgtgtgtgtgcgtgtgtttttgtttgtttgtgtgtgtgtttgtttgtgagtgtgtgttttctatggacatatatatatgtgtgtgtatacgtatatatatatatatatatatatatatatatatatatatatatatatatgaatatataagaaaatatatatatacacacatatgagtgtgtatgtgtgtgtatatatgtatatatatatatatatatatatatatatatatatatatatataatatgtgtgtgtgtgtgtgtgtgtgtgtgtgtgtgtgtgtgtgtgtgtgtgtgtgtgtgtgtgtgtgtgtgcgtgtgtgtgtgtgtatgtgtatgtgtgtgtgtgtgtgtgtgtgcatgagtgtatgtatacatgtgtgtgtatataaatatatatatatatatatatatatatatatatatatatatatgtatatatatatatatatatatatatatatatatatatatatatgtatatatatatatatgtacatatatatgttttcgtatataaatgtatacatacgtgtgtgtgtgtgagtgtgtcgttTCCTAAAGCGAAAGAGTACAAAATATCAATGAAGAAaagtataaacataaaaaaatattcatatttcaacTAATATTACCAACAGATTTTTCACATACTGAACAACTGCCTGTCTTTGAAATGTTCAATTCATATAAAACACGAGCTTTATTCTAAATATTTGGTACCAACTGTAGCGTTTTcagatactattattgttatttctttttccatctgaattgtgttattaatatattgttctcATCATTCAATAAACTTGCAAAATCGTGTATTTTACTACTTCttcccgtttgtttgtttgtttttgcttgtttgtttgtcgttgtttgttattatctcaACCAGTGGTGATCAAATACCTAAGTCCTCTTGCATTCACCAACACTAAAATACTACATGTACAATTAACAAACTTCAAACTCATCAGATGAATAAGGGTAAGTTAGAATTCAAATAGaaactaacaataaaaattgTGGACACTGGTAATTAAagaaaactctctttctctctctctctctctctctctctctctctctctctctctctctctctctatctatatatatatatatatatatatatatatatatatatatatatatatgcgtgtgtgtgtgtgtgagtgtgtgtgtgtgtgtgtgtgtgtgtgtaagtgtgtgcgtgtgtgaggtttTCAAAAGCGATAAAAGTGCgggcatgtgtgtctatatatatatatatatatatatatatatatatatatatatatatatatatatatatatatatacattttatatatatatatatatatatatatatatatatatatatatatatagtatagagctTATAATAGATGCGGGAGAAATGAGTGAGATTAGCCAATCTTCTTAACAGATGCCTTATCAACAGTTAATCTCAGAGAGTCTGGAAAAATACGCCAACTATTTGGATGCATAAAAAAATGTGATACAGACGATCGAAAGAACTACTGATTTATAAACTCTCTTATCTAACTGTCCACAAAAGTCATGCCAGCTCCCTCCTCCGACAGCCTAATTTCAGAAATAGAAAAGGGTTCAGCATTATCGGAGCAATAAGAAAGGCAAAGGAGAAAGAGTTGGAGGAGATAGTGCACAGGTGCCTTTACACCTGTGCCCAGCGGCCAAcgacatatacatgtacatatatatatata
Proteins encoded in this window:
- the LOC119578404 gene encoding cytochrome b-c1 complex subunit 6, mitochondrial-like is translated as MRPLNLLVLLVAIISITNAKPVVEDQVNSFETRQKRDLNTYGGDEEEEEESDDNDDEDDDEDAESDGMILMIRQVVGGRGGCAGRRGCP